TAGCccaaaacagaaatgaaatagGTCATGGCCTGGATTAGTACAATGTCTTCAGTTCTCACACTAAGAAACGTGATATCAGGTTTATTCCTGAGTGGTGCAATCTATCATGAGGAAGCACAacaagtgtgcatgtgtgtgtttatttccAGCTTGCTCTCCCATTTGCTGCACAAGGCAACTCGTAGTATTACAATACTAGGCAAGACCTACCCCATGCAGAGTGCAACTTATAGGCATGAATCAGCATAGCACAGCACAAGGCAGGCAGGAGCTTCTCTGGCATGGAATACTGCTGCAGATTTATTTATGACAAAGACTTAATTAAGGCAGCAAGGGCTGAAAAGAAAATGGCAACAAAGCCAGAAAAGTAAAGCTGTGGAATTGCACTCTATCAAGCAGCCTAGCTGTAGGCAACTACAGAAAAGGTGTCAATTGTTAAACTTGTTTGGATCCACAAAAGTCACTATACTCGAACGGTCAAGATCTAGAGCAAGCCAGCCACAGAGGCTACGACAGGTGGCCATTGTGGAATCAATTCTATAATAGCCAGGCATATCAACAAACACCAGCACAGCTGACACATCCTCACCTAAAGACTCATACATTCCccattgtgtgtgtgactgttaaTGTTAATTTGTTAAAGCGCCCAGTTTTGCAGTCATTTTTCATATCCTGCCAGTCAGACGTATATATCCTGCTACAGTTGTGTGTAATTATGTGAGGAATGTGTTGAGTCAGGATTGGCTAATAAGATAATTGAATACAGGCATATGTGGTTATGAGAGGCAGTGAGAGTAGTTGAAAGCAAGAATAGAGAACATGTTTTGCTCTTACCTTTTCATCCTTGTTTAAGCTCAAATCCTGATTTTAACCATAGATGTATACAATCTATTTTTCAAATAAATGCTAAATTTGAGTAAAACTGTTCCTGACTTCAAGAAGCCTTTATGTGCAGGAGGGAATGGCCAACTTGGTTACACACCCTCCCACTCTACTGGGAACTCCAACAAGAAAATAAGAAATGAATAAAAGTGTAAGTATGCTACAACAAGCTGCTAATCCATCAACTGACATGCTGTCAGGTTGCCCATAGCTGCTTGTTAAGACATGTTAACATCCTTTGACTGTAAAGCCTTCTATTCAACACATACAGGCAGCAGCATATGCCACATAAATGTGCCACTGCACTGCAGCAGAAAGTGGGGTGGAGCATTTCTGATCAAAAACAGTATTTCCTCTGCCATAACTAGACTCTACAGCTGCAATGGAAGGCAGTGAATCTCAAACATCTATAGTGGCAGCTTGACTCTAAAGTCACACCCCTATTGGTCCCCATTGCAGGTGCAATGAGTAGCCTATCTGAGCAATCTTGTGCCAGCGTACAGCCTTTAGCAAACAGAGTAACCGAAGCTAATAGGCCTACTACTTAGACAATAACAATGCAGCTCTAAATGAAAGCCTCCTGGCTAATATGGCTCCAGATAACCAAATAACAAACCCTTTTCAGGTCAACTTGTTCTTTAATTCAACAATCTAACAGCATAAATCCTGCTGGGGGCTCCAAATCAACCCACGCAAGTCAGTGTGCTGAACACAGCTAGCCTACTAGATAAAAGGTTAAGTAAACCAAACCCAAGGGTGTGGtggtgctggttgaaaaagtaaCTTTTTGGGCTGTTTTCTGTGCATTTGAAAATACCAGAGTGTCTACATTCCAGAACTGCAGCCCAGTACTTCAGCAAACACGGCCATATTGAAAAAATAATGACGTTTATCACCTGCAGCTCTCACACACCCTCTTCCTCATTTGGTTTGCAAACAAGATGGATATTAAATATTTACATACGAGACTACCTTTTCAAAGAGGTTTAAGTTATCTAACCCTCTGTGTATTCGCTTGTAGAAGACTGAACACACACTTGCCCTCTGCACCACTCCACTTCACCGGTGTAATGACTGTTTCCATCCTGACTCCAGGATGCCCAACCAGGCTTACTGTAGCTGgcagtagtctgtagtagtcaACCCTCTCCAGGCCCGAGTCTCTTCATCACACAAATGCCACAAGCTAGTTAAACTGTTTCTGTGCACAGACAACCTATACATTATGTATGTGGGTAGCTAGGCCACATTCACTGAATGTCTCACCACCAACAGGTCCAACAGACCACTACAACAGTCTTCAATGTTTTACCACAAATGCAATCTTTATTGGAGATGGGTGACTGACAGCCAACATGTATCACTCCATGACTGGGCCTGTCCAATTCAGCTGAAGCCTTTACACAGTCTGGCCTCATTGCATGACGTAAAATCAAAAAACCTCTCAAGTAGAGGCACAATTACTGTAAGTGGTATAGAATAGGCTAACTTTCAAAAGTCATGGCCGAGAGTAGTCTTCAAAGCTATTGTTATTCATTTCTAAATGTCTCTATTTTTTAGGAATAGGCTTACAATAGTTAAGGGCCCCTTGGACAGGAAGCATGGCACTACATGATACATTACAAATGCCACAAGTTCAACATCAACACTGTTCATGTGCAATCATAGGAGCCCTGTGTAAACAGTGTTGATAAAATTATGGGCAGGCACCCAATTCACCCACAGCTGTATAAATATGATATGACTTTAGTATACATACCCACCCAAAATGGAACAAGAGGAGACTGGTTTGGTCTAAAACGAACAATGAATAGGCTAGGTCTAGCGTACTACTGTAGCCGACATGAGGCTTAGACACCTATATGATGTTCCTTACATTTTGCTAAGTCCCAAACATCTTCAGTGTCACATTGTTTAGTTTAAATAACTTATGACAATAGTTTGACACATTCCGTTTTGGAATTATATTGAATGCTGTGGCAAAACTAGTGACAATGAGTAAAATACATTTTGACTGACTTGTCAAATCGGcaagaaaagaaaaaaacactACGAAGATGCACGACTCCCTGACTTGACTGTGTGCCATGATCACCCGAGGACAGAGCTTAATGGAGAATGCATACCCTAACTATTCTCAGCATGGCTGCATTTAGAGCTGGCACAATTTCTAAATACAAAACTGGTACTGGAGATTCTAGTGCACTGATAATGCAACAAAAGTTTACAAGTGACCAATTTTGAACACTTTGTGTATGGAGTATTGTATGAATACACACTTGCAGGCGTGCCATAATGTTTGGACTTTTCTCAATGATATTTACATACCTGACACACCACTATCAATATGATGGTGGTCTGAGATGGCTTGGACCGTCCAACTTTCGCTCAGGAGGTATAAACATACAATCCACAAGGTCAACGATTTGCTGAAATCCATAATGGAGGTTTGCTAGGAAGAGGGTGGAGAATAAATGTTTTAGTGACATCTCACATGAATGTATAACGTTAGATACTGTACTAGCCTAGTGATTTAACTATGACAACTCAAGATTTCAAACCAATCACACCAATTACAAACCAATGACTTAAATTATTATTACAATCTAAAAGAACTAGCTAAAGTGTCAAATGAGATCACATCGGAAACTTTAAAAGCAAACTATCATCAGACAAGGAGGGTTGGTAGCCCATATCTGGGACATCTAACTTGGCTAGTTACTCAGTTTAGAAGTCACATAGTACAGGCTCTACCTGCCTACAGCCCCTAACAAAATCAGTGGTTGACTCATGCTAAACATTATCATGACCATAATACTACTAGCAAACAATTAACATATTTAGCTATTTCAATAAAATCATTACAAGACAATATTAGCTGGATATGGATCACAAGCAATCATAGCTAACGCGTTAACAGCTAATTGACAATAAAAAATGGCTGGCTAAccaaccttatcaaaacataagTGAGTTTGACAGCCAGAACTGAATAGCGATCATAATCGGGTCAGTTGTTCCATGATTTTATAGGTAGGCATTAAATTGTAGTTATTTACCTTTCAAGACTTGTGCATTTGATGCTCTTTTTACAACTCTCGTGGTTACAGAAGAATCAAAGGCACGTCATCAATCGTAGGTCCAAACTGCAAAGAGAAACCCCTCTGTACTCCATGGATAAAGAGCTAAATTAGCTGGCTAGCAGCATATGACAAATGATTTCCCGCTCTGTTTAGCCCGCTAATGGCAATCCAAGGCAAGGGCCGAGGTGGTCGACTAACACAGACACTAAGATAAAGATAACTTAGTAACGTAATGGTTCGGGCCGCGTCTTCAGCTAGCTAACCAACGCACCAACGCAGGCTTCAGATCATTGTCAGCAGCTAATCATAGCACACGAGCCAACCCGTCCTCTTACGTCAATTTACTGGATAAAATACACTCGAGTAAGGAAAAAAAGTACTTATGATTGATTCAAACACAGAGCGATTGTCATCCACTAACTACATGTCTGCTACAGCTGGTTTCCCCCCCACACTCAAAAAAGCTGGCTTTGGAGCTGACTCGTTCAATTCTCTGGACTGGGTTGCTTCACCTGTGAATCAAGCAATTTTAGTGAATCACTTCCTATCACGTGCTTTTAGTAATCCTTCAAAATAAGAGTACCACTCTGTAAATGGTGTAAACGAATTATGAAGAtacaatttaaaaatatatataaatatatatatatatatttatatatttgaatatatttatatatatatacatcatAGCACATCATAGCACACatgcatatatatatgtattgttGTGGAAAAGTACCTAATTGTTATAATTGAGTAAAAGTTTTTTTACtttatagaaaattactcaaggtAAAAgtggtgtcaatgtaaattgtccggtggcgatttttattaattgttcagcagtctaatggcttgggggtagaagctgttaaggagccttttggtcctagacttggcactccagccccacttgccgtgcggtagcagagaaaacgtTTAAGtattactttaaagtatttttacttaagtactgtgtgtgtatatatatacacatttatatatatttatatatattatatacatttatatatatatatttataaacatATAAGAAATGTATTTCGACCATAGTATCCTACATTTGTACCAATATCAACAcgtaactttttttatttttcaggAAATCGCCTAGGCCTTATGTTGCTAGCTGTTGCTCATGCTGGCTTCAAACACATATTAGTTCAGATGTGTTTGaggcatagagatagatagagaactctaGTGCCCAAAACTTAGTTTTAGCATGTGCAGCACCAGGACTTTCAatattttgaagtagtcaactgggtgggactttcGTATGATTTCAGGAAGGATCCCATTTTTCCATCcaggtcaccaggagggatcaaCCAATTAATTATACTTGTGAGGAAACCCTTTTCTGCAGGTGGCAGTATATCGCCAACCTTGGCCTTATACTTGTTCAAACAAAACACTATAGATGGCAGtgtgcaccctttcagtttgtttgccaactcatagaagttgtaaaataataacatttactacttcaaaatggataTGGTCTCAATGGCGGTGCCTGTGCTCCAAAATACGCCATAAAAGAACAGATACAATGATGCGATGTCAATATAAGTCTATGGTTAAAGCAATCATGATGAGCAGCGCATTGGATCCAACGTCACGACTACCGGAAGGTAGTTTTAACGATAGCTGGAAGACTGCAGCCTATGCTGTCCACTTCTTCAATCTGATTCTGACATTATACCTCCACCTAAAGGTGTGTGGATGTAGGCTATTGCAACATATGAACGGTGGAGCTCATCGACTCATCAGTTCCACACAACTAAGCTCAAGCATGCCACCTTGAGGCTGTGGGCTACACAACGCTAACAGGAAAACAGTAAAACAGGAGGGGAGACATGATTTTATGGGGAGGCATACCATCAGAAGGGGGGGTACATCTTCTGATGGTCTTAATACCCCCATCAGAACAAATCTGAGCCTAACTGGGACAGCCAGTAGGCCTTATCATGCTAAATCCCAACCTTTTATaatcaagcaagaattttgctaggacagtctgggagtggtctgaaaactgaaaattagctgttattggcagagaggttcggAACTCTCTGTTATTTGTCTATTAACCAATTCACagactggtgatgtcaccagggaATTAGAAATCCCCACCCATGCAAAcatgctgattagaaggtcctgtgtagattgtattttcaactagGAACTATATCAGGAATAACACTAATTTTTTAAAAATCACACGTTtgcagtgttagtttcatcagccgTTGTACAAGATGATAAAAAACACAGGAAAAACACATTTTGACTGCAATGGGCCTCTAACGACTATGTGGTTATTCCTATTCTGTACATTTGAATGTCAAATAAGGTAATTCATTGGGTAACATTTATATGTAAAAATCCTGTTTAATATTCTACCAGCAACGTTTATTTAAAACAATAGCTCAGGCTGTCATAGTGAGAAGACAAACTTCCTCACAGTGCTATTATTGCTCGAGTGGCTTCCTCTTCAGTGAACACTCACACTTCCTCCACTACAGCAACACTTTGCTTGACTGCTTTGACGCTCTCGGACAGATTGTAGGCTATATGTTCATACAAACCCTGCCACTGAAGATAGTATGTTTGGTGAGTCTGACTTGTTTTTAACCTTTGCATGTGTTTtatgtactactactgtataaTAGATATGTAGGCTGAGAACACAATCTTACGGAAGCACTTGAGTGACGCAACATAAAGAGAGGTAGCCTACTGCTGTTATAATTTCGGAAGGCGCTATTCTATATCAAAACACTATAGGCCTACCATAGGCAAGCAATGTTAAAATCCACTATTGTAATACTTATTTGGGACAGTTATTTTGTGTTTCATTTAGCCCGCTCAAAGTTATAATTGTCTCTAGTGATTATATTTGGCTCTTTTTCTAtgaaatgatgatgatggtggtggtgaagaACATTCACtgtaattcatgttgaaatatttTCTAATTTCAGGGGTACTATTATGCCCTATTTACGCATAGCGCTTTTCTTAATTGTAGCCTAATAATCTAGGTGAATTATATTAGAAAAATATGTGATCAGAACGCTATGGCCTTGTTGATGGCCTACACTGTGAAATGCACCTATCATAGATATTCAGTGGATAGGCCAATGGTATGTGGCAGTGGTGATGAATACAAAGGTTTATTGGATTTGATATAGTTTCCCCAGTCAGTGTGCAGAGCAGTACATTTCAGTGCTCCCAGTCTCAGGTCCCTGTAGGCTGGGTTGAGCTATATTCACATTTTCTCCAACATTCTCAGAGAGTAGTGGGAAGAGTCCAGCTCTCCTCTCTCACAATGAATTACAATTACTGCCTCTATTTCATACTATCCAGTCTCCACCCATATTTTGTAGTTTCGGTTTTCTCACTTGAATTCATGGGGAACATACGCCTTCTGTACTGTAACTATAAATTAAGTAGGCCCACAGATAAACATTATTTTCAAGTCGAAATGAAAGATGATAGATCAACAAAGACGGATATGAATTGAAAGTGTCAAACTGTATTGTGATATCTAGGGTGTGAAAGTGATGTTCATATCTGATAAAGTGTCAGAGCAATTTAAACCACAAACCTTACTTTTCAACAGTTTACATTTGTTGGGCCCTAGCCAGTGTCTCTTTTGGTGTAAAGTGCATCTGAAAATTGTAGCATAAAGtgcatttatccctgtgtttctcaTGTCCAGGTGTCTGAGACAGTGAAGGGGCCAGAATGCAGAGCATCAAGTGTGTGGTGGTAGGAGACGGCGCAGTGGGGAAGACCTGCCTCCTTATCTCCTACACCACCAACGCCTTCCCCAAGGAGTACATCCCCACTGTGTTTGACAACTACAGTGCCCAGGTGACTGTGGACAGCAGGACTATTAGCCTCAACCTGTGGGACACAGCAGGCCAGGAGGAGTACGACCGCCTGCGCACCCTCTCCTACCCCCAGACCAACGTGTTTGTCATCTGCTTCTCTGTTGCCAGCCCCCCCTCCTTTGAGAACATCAAGCACAAGTGGCACCCAGAGGTCACCCACCACTGTCCCAATACGCCCATTCTGCTGGTGGGCACCAAGAAGGACCTGCGTAATGACCCAGAGGTGTTGAAGAAGCTTAAGGATCAGAACCAGACGACCATCACCCAACAGCAGGGCACCGCCCTGGCCAGGCAGATCCAAGCCATCAAGTACCTCGAATGCTCTGCCCTCAACCAAGATGGAATCAAAGAAGTGTTTGCTGAGGGTGTGCGAGCCTTTCTCAACCCACAACCTGTCGCCACCAAGAAGCCCTGTGTGCTATTGTAAAGGCAGTAGGAAACGCTGTGTGCTATTATAAAGGCAGTAGGAAACCCTGTGTGCTATTGTAAAGGCAGTAGGAAACCCTGTGTGCTATTATAAAGGCAGTAGGAAACGCTGTGTGCTATTGTAAAGGCATTAGGAAACCCTGTGTGCTATTGTAAAGGCAGTAGGAAACCCTGTGTGCTATTGTAAAGGCAGTAGGAAATCCTGTGTGCTATTGTAAAGGCAGTAGGAAACCCTGTGTGCTATTGTAAAGGCAGTAGGAAACCCTGTGTGCTATTGTAAAGGCAGTAGGAAACCCTGTGTGCTATTATAAAGGCAGTAGAGATACTATCACAGATGCATATCCAATAGAACAATATTAATTAATTTAATGTGTGTAAACCATTGGAGTTGATTTTATTGTGAAATATGTTTTTGTTGTACTGCCAATAACAAACACTGCGATATCAAGACTTCATTAAGAAAAAAGGGGATCTCAGAGGCATTGGCTCAAGATGCATGCTTCAAAACTGACCCAATGTTAGGTAGGCGAGAAGGGCCTTGCTCAAACTTTGTCTGTCAGAATCCTTGCTTTTGTATATCCATTATTTTTCCCTCTTCCTATAAAGCAATTGACAAACAAAACCTGAGACTTGATGGGAGATACATTCAATCATTTATCTGTGTTCGAATAATTGTCAAATTTGGACATGTATGGCCTTTACAAAAGTAATTAAATAATGCACGTGTAAAAAGATAATATCAGGAATTGAATTTACTGCAGTGTGCGAAAACAGGAtcacacagtgtttcttggtcgtcttaaacaaatctactttgaaacaaaagtatagacctatgggcttaaaaaaagaagacacctttACCATGTCCGATATAAAGTTGTAAAGATATATAAAGATATAAAGCATCCTATATTAATcgttatatacatcacagaagactgaaatataacaaaaccatttaacatagaaacactggattttcgGCTGCTTTTTTAAAATAATGGCAACTTGggaaaaaaaaaagtgtattaattatgaaaaatattaatatcaGTCCACCCATGAAGCCACTatgtcatttgactgcaggaaagggctacataCCAATTCTCCAATTATAATTGTTTTACAATGTACTGTATAGTGGGTTTAAAACATCATTTTTTTGTAAGCTAACATAGAAGAAGGTTTTTCTACACCATCAGTGTTTTTGTGTGCTGTGTGTGACAATCAAGCCACCAAGTTAGTGCTAGTCTACTCTGTCTGATTGTGTTGAATACTGGAAACAAAAGAGGAAATGCAGAGAGGTCTTTGATAAGAAATGCATAGGCTGATTTTCCTATTGCGGTCattagtcagtgtgtgttagagagagagagagatcaaaaaAGGGAACctggttgtaacttccctctgaaAGTCCATaggttgccatctattttgttatgTTGGGGTTCTGGTTGTTTTAAGGTTGTGTAATTATGTTGAGAAggcctggctgtgaccccactctccgagggtttctcagggagagttgggatatggtgaccctggccgtaaccccactctccgagggtgtctcagggagagttgggatatggtgaccctgcccgtgaccccactctccgagggtgtctcagggagagttgggatatggtgaccctgcccgtgaccccactctccgagggtttctcagggagagttgggatatggtgaacCTGGCCGTAACCCCACTCTCCAAGGGTttctcagggagagttgggatatggtgaccctggccgtaaccccactctccgagggtttctcagggagagttgggatatggtgaccctgcccgtgaccccactctccaagggtttctcagggagagttgggatatggtgaccctggccgtgaccccactctccgagggtttctcagggagagttgggatatggtgaccctggccgtgaccccactctccgagggtttctcagggagagttgggatatggtgaccccggctgtgaccccactctccgagggtttctcagggagagttgggattTGGTGACcccggccgtgaccccactctccgagggtttCTCAGGGAGAGTCGGGATTTGGTGACcccggctgtgaccccactctccaagggtttctcagggagagttgggattTGGTGACCCCGGCTGTGAACCCACTCTCCGAGGGTTTCTCAGGGAGAGTCGGGATTTGGTGACcccggctgtgaccccactctccgagagTTTCTCAGGAAGAGtcgggatatgcaaaaaacacatttccatttcacacatGCTTATTAATACAACAttttacatgtgtgaaatagaacAAATGTAAGCACtcaccaaattattattattacatctaCTGTTATAAATGAGAGATGGAAATTGTGTACAAACTGTAGTGTAGATTAATGTGACATATCTTTATTCTTATCATAAGCAACAGCAAATAAATGTGTCTCAAATTGAAACAAACAAACCCATTGATCAATGCATACAATTAAATTGATACTTCAAGAATACCAATACCTTTCCAAGGGAGGCATGGGATGTGATAAAACCAGCGTGCTGAACAACGATGAAGTCCCTGATTTGCCTGAAAATGATTTGGAAGTGAAATTATCCAGCTGGCTGTTACAGAGTTgtgaaatatttattttcatgtgATGCCCAAACATCACTGTCCTCTCCCATACTTCAGGCCACTGGACTCATTTGACAGTGAAATAAGGCCTCTGCTCCGTGTGCTGGATAACAGACACCTCTTTGTGTGGGAACAGTAGAGGGACATACAGATAGATCTCGTTACTGTTTTAGTACAGTATATATTGTTACTGTATACATCACCCCAAtctactagtctctctctctctctctctcacacatacacacaccccctctctctctctcacacacacatacacacaccctctctctctctctctctctctctctctctctctctctctctctctctctctctctctctctcacacatacacacaccctctctctctctctctctctctctctctctctctctctctctctctctctctctctctacaaatGAGGAAGAACATGTATTTGTAACTTCCTTAATTTAGGTTGTGgacctcactgactgactgactgactcactaaGCATGTAATGGTGGAACTCAACATTTCTGAAATAATTGTTTAATAAAGCTAAATGTTTACGCCAAAAAAATCACTATTAGGCTATTATTACCTTTAAgatgtctctctctgcctgagaatttatactgaacaaaaatataaatgcaacatgagctgaaataaaagaccccagaaaggttccatatgcacaaaaagcttatttctctcaaatgttgtgaacaaatttgtttctatccctgttagtgagaatttctcctttgccaagataatctatccacttgacaggtgtggcatatcaaagaGCTGAATAAACAGaaggatcattacacaggtgcatcttgtgctggggaaagtaaaaggccactccaaaatgtgcagttttgtcacacaacacaatgccacagatgactcaaggtgagggagtgtgcaattgccaTGCTGACAGCagaaatatccaccagagctgttgccagagaatttaatgtttaaattccctaccataagccgcctccaatgtcattttagagaatttggtggtacttccaactggcctcacaaccatagACGACGTGTAAACACGCCAGCCCAGGAgcaccacatccggcttcttcacctgcggaatcgtctgagaccagtcacccggacagctgatgaaactgaggagtatctctgtctataataaagcccttctgtggagaaaaactcattctcattggctgggcctggctctccagttggtgggcctggctccaacgtgggtgggcctatgccctcccaggccaacccacggctgcgcccctgcccagtcatgtgaaatccattgattagggcctaatgaatttatttcaattgactaatttccttatatgaactgtaactcagtaaactctttgaaattgttgcatgtcgtgtttatatttttgttcagtatacaataTCATATTTGCATTTGTCCACAGTTGCAGGTAAAACTCCTTTCTACAAAGATCTGAAGACACTCTTCAGATCACATCATTGGCAACAGTCAGCATTTGTGACCCGTTTCAAAAAGCTAGGTGTATATCgcatgtcactacttcacaggagaggcataaAAATAAAATCTCTGAAATTTCACAAGTAAAAGACATGTGAGCATGACTACATATGGACATACTCATAAGTCAAGGTGATCAAGTCGAAGTGGCCCCACTGTCCCAAATCATAGAGCACTCTAAGTATGTCATTGATCATACAGTATGTTAAATATCAACATTATCAAAGTGTTGGTGCAGTGAGATTAAATTATAGGTTGCAGTCCAGATAAATAAAGTTATTAT
The sequence above is drawn from the Salvelinus fontinalis isolate EN_2023a chromosome 24, ASM2944872v1, whole genome shotgun sequence genome and encodes:
- the LOC129821869 gene encoding rho-related GTP-binding protein RhoG-like — translated: MQSIKCVVVGDGAVGKTCLLISYTTNAFPKEYIPTVFDNYSAQVTVDSRTISLNLWDTAGQEEYDRLRTLSYPQTNVFVICFSVASPPSFENIKHKWHPEVTHHCPNTPILLVGTKKDLRNDPEVLKKLKDQNQTTITQQQGTALARQIQAIKYLECSALNQDGIKEVFAEGVRAFLNPQPVATKKPCVLL